In one window of Strix uralensis isolate ZFMK-TIS-50842 unplaced genomic scaffold, bStrUra1 scaffold_220, whole genome shotgun sequence DNA:
- the LOC141938638 gene encoding uncharacterized protein LOC141938638, protein MGSPETAIVSPDLWGALKPPASPRIYGAPQIRWRLPGPMGCPEAAASPLSVGGPPEVWGPRPGWRFLPALPLPACATLAPSPTNGRGPTGPTPQPGAMGGHPPAHLAVALCALLAACATPSDPPTGATVGSDLATSSPLATTGHQTVPVATTGSKTSTMATEGHQPSPVVTASPELAVVATSAVSLALMVPTSPKRPLEITTSHQQVPVATTGHQQPLKTTSGHPPALKATTSLQSALKATAGHRATPQATTAHRQTSRTSTGHPPTPETTVGQRPTLETTVGQQPASETTMGQQPASETTVGQQPALATTTGHHSTLEATTSPPQAPTTPSPLSPPTAGPQPSQESSWRWLVVAVAVVATLVALGLAVAAWLRCRRHRSGSTSFGPWAGPAQLPEDDGCGAVTQPLVATVATGQVEATLSTFQAAPEAVAMEELTEAPGGGDAPVNGDPGVSVCVPPPEITAAASC, encoded by the exons ATGGGGAGCCCCGAAACCGCCATTGTCTCCCCGGATCTATGGGGCGCCCTGAAACCGCCAGCGTCTCCCCGGATCTATGGGGCACCCCAAATCCGATGGCGCCTCCCGGGACCTATGGGGTGCCCCGaagctgctgccagccccctAAGTGTGGGGGGGCCCCCTGAGGTGTGGGGGCCCCGCCCTGGGTGGCGCTTCCTGCCCGCGCTCCCGCTTCCTGCCTGCGCCACGCTCGCGCCGTCCCCCACCAACGGCCGCGGCCCCACAG GTCCCaccccccagcccggggccaTGGGGGGCCACCCCCCGGCTCATCTGGCCGTGGCCCTCTGTGCCCTCCTGGCTGCCTGTGCCACCCCATCGGACCCGCCCACTGGGGCCACCGTGGGCTCCGACCTGGCCACCAGCTCCCCGCTGGCCACCACAGGCCACCAGACGGTCCCGGTGGCCACCACCGGCTCCAAAACGTCCACGATGGCCACCGAAGGCCACCAACCGTCTCCAGTGGTCACCGCCAGCCCTGAGCTGGCCGTGGTGGCCACCAGTGCCGTCTCGCTGGCCCTGATGGTCCCTACAAGCCCCAAGAGGCCCCTGGAGATCACCACTAGCCACCAACAAGTTCCAGTGGCCACCACGGGCCACCAACAGCCCTTGAAGACCACCAGTGGCCACCCACCAGCCCTGAAGGCCACCACCAGCCTCCAGTCAGCTTTGAAGGCCACTGCTGGCCACCGGGCCACCCCACAGGCCACCACGGCCCATCGGCAAACCTCAAGGACCTCCACTGGCCACCCACCGACCCCAGAGACCACCGTGGGCCAGCGGCCCACCCTGGAGACCACCGTGGGCCAACAACCAGCCTCGGAGACCACCATGGGCCAACAACCAGCCTCAGAGACCACCGTGGGCCAACAACCGGCCTTGGCGACCACCACTGGCCACCACTCGACCTTGGAGGCCACCACCAGCCCCCCACAGGCCCCCACGACCCCCTCCCCACTCTCCCCCCCAACGGCAGGTCCTCAACCCTCCCAGGAGAGCTCGTGGCGGTGGCTGGTGGTGGCGGTGGCGGTGGTAGCCACGCTGGTAGCCCTGGGGCTAGCGGTGGCCGCGTGGCTCCGCTGCCGGCGGCACCGCTCGGGTTCCACGTCCTTCGGGCCGTGGGCCGGCCCGGCTCAGCTCCCCGAGGACGACGGCTGCGGGGCCGTCACCCAACCTTTGGTAGCCACCGTGGCTACCGGGCAGGTAGAGGCCACGCTCAGCACTTTCCAAGCCGCCCCCGAGGCGGTGGCCATGGAGGAGCTGACGgaagccccgggggggggcgaCGCCCCCGTTAACGGGGACCCGGGCGtgtccgtgtgtgtccccccccccgaaATAACCGCCGCGGCTTCCTGCTGA